AGTGATCGGAACGGACAGATGGGAAGTCCGACGAGTCCGACGTGATGCTGATCGTCGTTTCGACATCCCGCCCCCGGGCAGCGCCTTGCCGAACGTAACCGGAGACGTCCGCAGCGACCGAACCGCTCCCGCGGATTCGGCAGCTGAAATCGTAATTCAACCGACCTGCGCCGGCTGGCGCAGGAGGTGGACCACCCTGTGCCGTCATAAGGAGGAGTGCAAGCATCACATCCCCACCCGCGTCAGCATCAAATAGCCCGACACCAGGAACACCCAGAACAGCGACAGCGGGAGGAACACCTTCCACCCCAGGCGCATCAACTGGTCGTAGCGATAGCGCGGGACGGTCGCCTTCACCCAGCTGAACAGGAAGAAGAAGAACAGCATCTTGGCGAACAGCCACAGGATGCCCGGCACCGCGTACAGGACGGGCAAGTCGAGCGGCGGCAGATACCCGCCCCAGAACAATGTCGCGTTGAGCGTGCACATCAAGATGACGTTGGCATATTCGCCGAGCCAATAGAGCGCGAACGACATGGACGAATATTCGGTCTGATACCCCGCGACGAGCTCGCTCTCCGCCTCGGTCAGATCGAACGGCGCGCGTTGCGTTTCCGCAAGCGAAGAGATGAAGAACACCACCGCCATCGGGAACAGCAACGGGTTGATGAAGAAGCCGTTGATCAGCCCGAAGCCCATGCCGCGCTGCGCCTCGACGATGTTCGTCAGATTGAAGCTGCCGCTCCACAGCACGATCGAAATCAGCACGAAGCCGATCGCGACCTCATACGACACCATCTGCGCCGCAGCGCGGATCGCCGAGTAGAAGGGGTATTTCGAGTTGGACGACCAGCCCGCCAGAATGATGCCGTACACGCCGAGCGACGACGCCGCGAGCACGTAGAGCAAGCCGACATTGATATTGCTGAGCGCCGCGCGGGCGTCGAACGGCACCACCGCCCATACGATCAAGGCGACCGTAAAGGTGATGATCGGCGCGAGCAGGAACAGCACCTTGTTCGCGGCGGACGGGATGATCGTTTCCTGCAGGAACACCTTCAACCCGTCGGCGAAGCTTTGCAGCAGCCCGAACGGCCCAACCACGTTCGGCCCACGCCGCAGCGCCATCGACGCCCAGATCTTGCGATCGGCATAGATGATCATCGCGACCGACAGCATCAGCGGGAAGGCGATCAGCAGAATGTCGATGATGGTCCAGAGGAACCACGATCCTTCATAGCCGAGCCAGGCGGAGGTCCAGGAGGTCATGCGTGCGCTCCCTGTTCCCCGGCGCAGGCCGGGGTCCAGTTGCGATGGTTTTGGTTGGCTTGCGCAGCGTTCGCGTTACCGATCGCGCACAACTGGACCCCGGCCTGCGCCGGGGAACGGTACGGATGCAGGCTCATTCCGCCGCCTCCGCAAAATCCTGCCCATGCACCAGTTCCGCCGAGCAGCGCTGCATCGTCGGCGAAGCACGGCAGATCGCGTTGGTCAGGTAGAAATCCTTGATCGGGTACCCTGCAATCTCGCCTGCTGCAGCCGCATCCAGTGCAGGCATTGCCCACTCGAAGCGCGCCAGCCCCAACGTCGCGAGCGCCGGCGTATCCACGCCCATCGCCGCACGCAGTTCGTCGAGCGTATCGAACGGCAACGTCTTACCCAGCACCGCGGAGAGCGCGCGGAAGATTGTCCAATCCTCACGCGCATCCCCCGGCGGGAACACCGCGCGCTCGCCACGCTGGACCCGGCCTTCAAGGTTCACATACGTCCCCGACTTCTCGGCGTAGCTCGCGCCCGGCAGGAT
Above is a genomic segment from Sphingomonas sp. HMP6 containing:
- the nuoH gene encoding NADH-quinone oxidoreductase subunit NuoH — its product is MTSWTSAWLGYEGSWFLWTIIDILLIAFPLMLSVAMIIYADRKIWASMALRRGPNVVGPFGLLQSFADGLKVFLQETIIPSAANKVLFLLAPIITFTVALIVWAVVPFDARAALSNINVGLLYVLAASSLGVYGIILAGWSSNSKYPFYSAIRAAAQMVSYEVAIGFVLISIVLWSGSFNLTNIVEAQRGMGFGLINGFFINPLLFPMAVVFFISSLAETQRAPFDLTEAESELVAGYQTEYSSMSFALYWLGEYANVILMCTLNATLFWGGYLPPLDLPVLYAVPGILWLFAKMLFFFFLFSWVKATVPRYRYDQLMRLGWKVFLPLSLFWVFLVSGYLMLTRVGM